GAAGTTGTCCAAACATAAAGAAATCTGATTGGTTATAGAAACATAtttgtgttttcaattttttaaatttgaactgTAGAAAACAAATTTGATTACCATTTTAATACATAGTTGCTAAGACATTTTCAACTTCCAAGTTGATAGAGACAAGCATTCTCATATTCAGATTTGGCCCGATTTAAAGAAACGTTTCCTCAGAGAAAGGCTTTCATTAAAACCTATCAAACACATTTCCATGTTTCCTTATGGCTTTAAttgtaaatgaaaatatgaaatgctTAAATCTAATACGTTCTACTGCAttccatttttttcttattctttttgcttgtttatttttcatttattttcctTCTCCGCGGAATGTAAACAGATCATATTCTTCCAATAAGATGTTATGGCCGTATATGTTACAAAACTTGATAGAAGTCATAGTAGAGAAAAAAAGTGATTACATCAGGTGTTTATATAGACTAACAAATTAGTAAAAAACTTACTAACAATCCGtaactaattatatttcaaataggTTTCACCTTCAAATACAATTCAATTTTGTTGTTCTTCCATTGTTTTGCTTGGGGAAAAAACAAAACCACATAACCTAACAAGAATATTGGAGTAGGTAAATTGTTCTACTGCGTACATACTATGTGCACCTAGTCGACTGTGATGGTAAAAAGTTCATGTCCAGCAATTTCTTGAAAAACTGCTGTCATAAACTGCATTTGACAATGTCTGTGTGTTCGTGTCTCTGACAGATATTCAAgcaaaattttatcatttggAATAGTTGATCTTGGACTCTTTCCCAATGCAGCTGAAAAATTTGGAATATCTCTTAGTGgtaatatataaatgttttcCTTATTTCCTTTGTGAAAGTAATTTATTTCTAGTTTACTACTAAGTTCCTTTTGTTATAGTTGTTGAAATATTCAAGTAATGtaaagtttttttattatcaGGAAGCATGGGTCAGCTTCCAACATTTATCTTATTTGACAATGCTGCTGAAAATTTGGAATATCTCTTAATtgtaatatataaatgttttcCTTATTTCCTTTGTGAAAGTAATTTATTTCTAGTTTACTACTAAGTTCCTTTTGTTATAGTTGTTGAAATATTCAAGTAATGtaaagtttttttattatcaGGAAGCATGGGTCAGCTTCCAACATTTATCTTATTTGACAATGCTGCTGAAGTTGCGCGCTTTCCAGAGTTGGGTTCCGAAACAACGTTTTTCAACCCTACGATTACAAAGGTATGTTCCGAAAGTAGGATTTTGTTTTAAGGTGTTATTTTGAATATAGAGTGGATTACCCATTAGTTGTCGGGTTTAGCTCCTCGAAAGCAAGTAGAAAATTAAATGAGAAAATCAATGTTTGATATCTTGGCACACGTGATTTGTTATGTATATGTATGTAATATCTATCAATCATTGGTTTGTTCATTAATGATTAATAAGTTAATATTACTCTAGACTAAAATGAGCTATTCACTTAAAAAATCTGGATTTGTTTGTTTGATAAAAGCCAGTTGGTCAAAGTGACctttgactttaaaaaaattattcttacaTGGGGTAGGGTGACACACTTGAGCATTACTCCATTAATTGTAGCTCTGATCTATAGTTTAACCATACCGTATTGATTATAAACTGCAGGGACTTCTTTCTCGACATTTTGAGCTTGATCGGCACCTTCTTGAATATATCAATGGTAAATAGGTAATTGCTCTGCCGCTCTATGCTGATTTGGTACCTTCTTTGTCCCTTCTAATATTGTAATTATTGAGAGATTTATTTGTTGGTTATAGGATATAATGGTGCACATTGTTGCCTGAAATTCAGTCTCTGGACTCTATTTATTACTAGTATTACTAGTAGTGGCATCTGGCACCGATTTGGAGAGAAACAAACAATgccatttaattttcttttaacaatCTGTAATAGGGTAACATCTAATTTTATTAGAATATACATacattttgaaaaagaaataactttgacaaatgaaagaaaaaagtgTAAGAGGGAGGGCGTGGTAACAGTCGAAAACATTATTTTATGGTGGTATGGTGCTGGATCTAGAAGTACATATGTTTGGAGAAAAGTCAGTACCATAGCTACTGGTACTGTCCATATTGTTCACCTGGATGGTGGTGCTATCCTCATTTCCATCCATCAAAAATGGAATTGCTGCCTTAATTATGCAATGAGTGCTAacaaaatatcttttaatacactttctaatattatattttttttaataatatttgatttgattggttaaaattaacataattttcATTAGAACATGTCGATGTCATATAAATTTGTATCCGTGTCGCGAGTCAATCTCAACATCCTATTCTTTATAGTATCCTATTGTCAAGATCTCCATCGAACAATGTAAAAAGTTTATGTTTTAGACTGttaataaattacaattacTTGTATATATGCTTTCgaagttaaaatattttttataatatgtaacTAAGCATCACTCGGTGCCATGAGTCAATCTCAACATCCTATTTTTTACAGCATCCTATGCTCAAAATCTCCATTGATAAATTGCAATCCCTCGTATATATGATTTAGAAgtaattatagttaaaattaaatattttgaatgatataataattgtgattgatcaacaatataaaaaatatttatactaactagtgtatataaattaaaatgaagaacaATGTGTCAAGATGTTTTTCACATCATTTATTGAAAAGGATTTTGGTTGTATTATAGAAATTTGATTTGGAGATATGATATTGACTTGACCGCCACCTAGTCAGTCATCATGTAACATGTGGGTTTATACAACAAAAACTTTAATGATAGAAGAAACGAAGAAAGTGAATAATGGAGAAGATTTAACCTATAATAATTATGTTACATCATTGAATTGAATGTATAATACAAGGATTTACTAATTTACATTCACTTATTTTTAACCGGTGTAAAATAAGTTATAACTACAAATTTGTGACATACTTCTTGAGGTGTAGTTTCATAATTTATCTCAATTAGAAAATGAGtggtataataaaaaaaattgtcaaataatcATTACGATGTAAGTTGTCGCTTAACCCCATTAAAAAATGAGTTAGTGTTAATTAACAAACTctctatatatgtatatattaaaaatttacttgtttcatatttcactttaattataatataatataaatatatagttgttattctttttatcatattaatattaaacGTAAATCTGTtatcagaaaaagaaaaaaaaataatcagaaTCAGACCATGTATCTGACCATTTCGTTAAGTAAAAGTATTGATCAATTGgttgaattaaaattaactaaaaatgattTGTTTTTTCATGATTAGTTtaatccaaaataaataaattaagacaGATTTAACTAATGCAACTACTTAGATGAATAGATATAATTGAATTAGATGAACTAAAGAGAATTGACTGACACAAAGACGGTTGCTACAAAAATTGTTGCAACAAAATCATTTGAACTTAGCCACTAAGTCTAGATAAAATTTGAGGCTATTATTGGATTTAAATGATTTCATGTTAGTGTTTAATAAGGGTCTATGAGCATCACCGGTGGAAGAGCCTATTTTATACAATTCAgttattaaatatgtatttgagaTGTTTAAAGCAGTTGATGCCTGGTTCGATCAAGATGCATTGTCTGTTCTATGTATGaaacactttttttatttttatggctttaaaaaactaaaatatatttatgaaatgAGTTTTATGTCTAGTAAGTGTCTAACATTGAAAATAGAAGAGTACTTCAATTGGCACACTTGTCTATCACAATTTGAGTTTAAAAACACACCCGTGACCATTTTGTTCAAAATCTCACCCCTCGTTCTTTTTTAATCTGCAATTAGTTCtaaaatcaaacacaacatAATTAAAAGTGTGTTCTAAAATCTGAAGATCAATATGGTAGATTGGATCGGGGCTCACAATCTTAACcgaataaatagtttttttaatctaaaaaattataattattaaaatactttttgtaCTTGAACATTCCAAAAATGATAATTTCAGACACAAATATGCataacaaaactcaaacacacattatATACACAAGCAATATATTGAGattgaaattgaaaacaaatacaaacaaaCAATGGAAAAATTTAATGACCGACCATTAAGTCGGGTTCAAAACGATTAAAATTTTGAACATGTCACTCAAActaaaacatttatatttaattgaattggAATGAGTTTGacacaattttaaataagtttCAGTAATATACATGTTATGTTAAATTGGACCGCCAAGTTGATTAGGACGACCCATACATATTACAATCAATATATGTTGTAAgaagtaaatataaatataataagaaaaaatataagtataaataaaattaaaatagggaaattattgtataaaaattaaaagaatttaatttgtttactaTGAAATATTTTAGACATAcgttcaaattaaattttaatatttagatataagtattttatgaaacgtgatttgttaaaaaaatgtgagTCTCTTAAATTGATCTAcacattttaaaagattaatttctaatttttgacTAAGAGATATTTTGgacaagtaaaaaaaataggTGTATGAGTTAGAGGTTTGTACTTGCTATTGTTAGAGTACATATAAATTTCAActtattaaaatttacaataaaaatacgTTTTCGTAGGTAAATGGACTTTGAGATTATTATGGTGCACTCCTTAAGTCTATTACCAAATCAAGTTTGGTTTCAAACTACATTCACATGAAAGTAAGGTCGCATAAACTTTATTCTCTTTTTCTAAAGCAaattttctttctccttgtcatttaagattttcaatgtcatattttaaactatgtatcttatatattttttggtttaaaatcccCCATTTTTCTCAAGGGAAAAGAACTACATTAATAACAAGTTGAACcgataaataaatacaatttaataaaaaattgtttaaatttaaatttaaattttcataaatgattcatcattaattaaaatttattaagagTTTGTAtcattttaattcaaattataaaatttattaatcatttaaattcaactactttattatatcttttatactaaaaaaacaaaagtgataagatttttttttgcaattatacattaaaaaataattttaataattatatcagtcaaataaattactttttatcaTGCATATATTCAAGGGATTAAGATTTATtgcattaataattaatttaaatactcaataattaatttaaatcacTCATAAGAGATCATTACCTGTCTAAATAGGAAATCACATACAATATTtgagtatttttaaaaatataaatcacttTGAACTCAATTTGATCTAGTATTAAACtagtaataaatttgataaaatgagaTATTTTTGTGTATAGTGTAAAATGAGGTTTAATAATCCAAACATATCatagattattattataaataagcAAAATTCGTTTTACCATTTTTCAAAGGTGGATGCTGTTTTGATCTACGGCCTCCTCAACAACAATCcttcatctctctctctctctctgcgtctcactctttctctctctctctctccataGATCgtataaataattttcttcGTTTCCGTCGTTGAACATTCTAGAAGCTCCATGAATCTTCCCACACTCATGATGGAGCAAACCCGCTCTTAACAAGAATATGCCTCCTCAACTCCGAACCAGAagaaaaacaacacaaaacCCGAACCCGAACCAAAACCCGAACCAAAACCCGATCACAAAACCCGAAACCGCTCGAGGTAGAAGAGGTAGACCAGCAAGAAATCGCAATCACAACACGATCGCTTTAGCGCGTGATCATGAAATCATCGATAACCGTCTCGGTCTAAACAATAACAACGAAACGAACCGAGTAGTAGTTGTAGaagacgaagaagaagaagaggaacATCACGCGCCTCAGGTTAGGGTTTCGAGAGATATTAAGAAGCAAGATATTATGGATGATGACTGTGATAGCGGTGGTCGGAGTGCTGATAAAGCTCCGGCAGCCGATGATGAAGGAACTACACCTCCCATTCCCgaaaaagtaatttattttttatttttttttctatttcaattaACCGACTTTTgcatgataatttttaaatattttttgtgagattttgtaaattaaaatgtttttattttttttaacaggtGCAGGTAGGTGGTTCACCATTGTACAGAATAGATAGGAAGCTTGGGAAGGGAGGGTTTGGACAAGTTTATGTCGGTCGGCGTGTTGGAGCCGGAGCCGGAGCTCCCGAGGTATGAGAACATTAGTGTGTGTGTGATGGTAACTTCTATTATAGTCCTATAGATATGACTTccaaattatgataaaaatgaatCATTAATGTTATATGATTGAAAATCGATGTCAGTGTTTCATTGGTAGACAGCTTTGGCAAATAGCTGCTATAGCGCCagaaatttgaacaaaccgtTATTTTCTGTGATCCACAAGTGACAAAAGTCACAAAACAGATGGCAGATTATGGTAACGGTTTTGAGGCTTATGGTGGCTGGCACATAATCTTCCATGGCAACAATTTTGACAACACTGATTGGTCTATGATAATCTGattgtttaaataatttttaaatcaaaagtgTAGATAAGAGATCATTAGtgcatttttatttaatgaggAATCCTAAGACTAGATCTTAGTGTGTGCACGCTCGCGTGCACGTGTAAGTTGTTGTGGTTTGAATtgagatttttcatttttcacacTGTTTGTGCAATGAATAATTTGCAGGTAGCTTTGAAGTTTGAGCATAAAAGTAGTAAAGGATGTAATTATGGACCTCCTTACGAGTGGCAGGTTTACAAGTGAGTGGGGCCTATCTTTTTCTTTCTGCTGATTTGTTACAATTGTATGTTTGCtaaaatcaagttttttttGTATGTAGTGTATTAGGTGGTAGTCATGGTGTTCCACGCGTTCATTACAAGGGACGGCATGGTGATTTCTATATTATGGTATGTGTTGtgaaaggaaaaatatatttgatagaGGGGTAGGGGTTTGTGTTTATATCGATGTTTTTTGTAACCTGTAATTGTATTGCAGGTCATGGATATGCTTGGCCCTAGTTTATGGGATGTTTGGAATAACAAGACACACACGTAAGTTCATCTCTTGTACTGGAATCATAGAGCAATGTAATGTGTCTTGATTTTTATTGTTGGAACTTGGAGTGAATATTGCTTGTTGTAACTGTATTTTCTCTTTTGTGGCTTTAGGATGTCTGCTGAAATGGTGGCGTGTATAGCAATCGAGGCTATTTCCATATTAGAGAAAATGCATTCTAGAGGGTGATTCTCTTTTTCCTGATCATGCTTTTGATTTATTTCTGCCTTTTCTTTTACTGAAAATATTGGATATAGTGCAGAATGTTAAACCAAGAACTCCGTTGTGTCTTGTTAATAGAAAAATAGGCATTGGTAGAACTTTACCTCCTTAAGTGGGCCCAATCAACTCAACTcaattctaaaacaaaaaaaaagatgcAATTCACTGGTCTGATAATATTGATCTCCTGATCCTCATTGTTGTGAAGAATGTCATTGTGTTGCTTACATTTTTTTTCAGATACGTACATGGTGATGTAAAACCCGAGAACTTTTTGCTTGGCTCTCCGGGAACTCATGATGAGAAAAAGCTTTTTCTGGTTGATCTTGGATTAGGTAAATAGTCCCACCTTGCCAATAAAAGTTGGTACTTACACTTCAGAATTTGCCTAATTTCTCTTTATTTGTAAACTGATATCCAATCTGCCCTCTTTTACCACACAGCAACCCGTTGGCGTGATAATTCAACTGGTCTTCATGTTGAGTATGATCAACGTCCAGATGTATTTAGGTAAACTATTTGCACATCTAATTTACTGTGAACTTTCTTAGCAAAATCCAGGCTTTTGTTTGATGTTGCATACCATATTCTTTCCACAGGGGAACAGTTCGTTATGCTAGTGTCCATGCTCATCTTGGTAGGACAGGTAGCAGAAGAGATGATTTAGAATCTCTTGCTTACACACTAATATTCCTTCTTCGTGGACGGCTACCTTGGCAAGGATTTCAGGTTatctttgtttttaattaatatagtcACATTAGTGATTATAGTAGATAAACATGTTTTGGTCTAATAAAATTGTTGGCTGCAGGGAGAAAATAAAGGATTTCTTGTGTGCAAGAAGAAGATGGCCACCTCGCCAGAAAATATGTGTTGCCTTTGTCCCGCACCTTTTCGGAAGTTTATTGAGTATGTAGTGAACTTAAAGTTTGAAGAAGAACCAAATTATGCAAAATGTATATCACTTTTCGATGGAATTGTTGGTCCAAATCCAGACATTAGGCCCATAAACACTGATGGTGCACAGAAGGTACtaaattctttaatatttaCAATTCACTGTTTACAGATGAGAGGGCTGAGTCttgtttctaatttttttgGGTTTGTGCTGTTAAGCTTATATATCAGGTTGGACAGAAGAGAGGACGATTGACcatggaagaagatgatgatgagCAGCCAAAGAAGAAAGTCAGAATTGGAATGCCAGCTACACAATGGATTAGTGTGTACAATGCACGCCGGCCTATGAAACAAAGGTTTTCTATTGAAGTTAAATAATTCTTTATGGTCAATGTTTAAATGATGATagatttatgtttatttatttatttttggttcaGATACCATTACAATGTTGCTGATTTGCGGTTGCCTCAACACATTGAGAAGGGATATGAAGATGGGTTATTTATCAGCAGTGTAGCTTGTTGTACTAATCTTTGGGCACTTATTATGGATGCTGGAACTGGTTTCAGTGCACAAGTTTACGAACTCTCGTCCTACTTTCTACACAAGGttgcttttttgtttttgtttaagacTTAGTAATATGTGCTATTATGTCTTTGGTGTTAGTAATATATCATGTCTGTACTCTAGATCTGTTATCGTGTATTCTTTACTGCATTGGAACTTAATGCATGTTGAAGAACTAACGTAACTACTACTGTTTTTTATAGGAATGGATTATGGAACAGtgggaaaaaaattattacattagTGCCATAGCAGGATCTACTAATGGGAGCTCGTTGGTTGTAATGTCGAAAGGTAAGTCCTTGAGCTGTATTCTTAAGGCATCGGGTATATTGGTTGCAAAAATTGACTATTTTTTCTTAAGTCCTTGCATATTTTTTCTTGAAGTGTCGATTTTAATTCTTGTGTGACTGTGTCCCTCACTTCTACTGTTGGTTTCAGGGACTCAATACTTGCAGCAATCCTATAAGGTCAGTGACTCATTTCCATTCAAGTggattaataaaaaatggaaagaaGGATTTTACGTCACTGCTATGGCCACTGCTGGAAGTAGATGGGCAATTGTTATGTCTCGTGGTGCTGGATTTACAGACCAggttcaactatttttttttttaagtaaattaaattaaatttttagttgtGCTTAAACCATATGTGACATTTTTCCTTCTAAAATTCATTCCAGGTTGTGGAGCTTGATTTCCTGTATCCTAGCGAAGGTATTCATCGAAGGTGGGACAATGGTTACCGCATCACTTCAACTGCTGCTACTTATGACCAGGCTGCTTTTGTTCTTAGTATTCCAAGAAGAAAACCGGCTGATGAAACTCAAGAAACGCTCCGCACATCTGACTTTCCTAGTACTCATGTCAAGGTAAATACTGCAGTTGATTGTGCTGTATCCATTGTCCTCTGTGATCTGAATGCTTATATTTGTCATGTTACTCATGCAGGAGAAATGGTCAAAGAACCTCTATATTGCATCTATCTGTTATGGAAGAACAGTTTCATAAGCCGTGAAGCTTTCAGAGATTCAGCTGACATAATTTTGACTTCTCATGTCACACCTCCTCTTACATCTGCTAGTTTTGGAACTGAAGATCCTCTCTGACAAGTTTACTGAACAAAGCCCTATGTATGCATAACCTTTCATTATGGCCATAATCAATTATGATATGATGCAATATCTGTGCGCTGTATGTCAAATGTATCAAAGTGTTTATGCTTATGAGcaattttagatcatttttgtccatCTGGATGAGTCTTGATAGAAAGTTTGTAGGGGTTTGAACAATATTTAATGTGGAAGCAGTTGCGCAGATTAGGTTTGTTTATTGATGGTATTTTGTAAATGTGCTACTATAATTTTCCAGTGTGGGCACTGGACATTTTGAGCTCTGCATCCTTGTACTTTGGACCTTTTTTTCTCATCTCCTTTCCTCTTGACTTAAAAGTTAAAACTACTTCTGGCCTCTTGGATACTGAATTTGAACTTTAAAGATGGTAAACAGTGGTATAGTCTTGCCGCAGTATGCAACTCAACTTTTGTAATCAAActatgcttttttatttttgtgatgattttatttgtatatttatttccaTTAAACTTGGTTTTGAATTTTGACAACACACACTCGATGTTTTATCTATATATAGCTGTCCGACCTAGTGAGAAAAAACATTGCTGTAGCTACGTGCAATTTAATTTCAGATTTTTCATGTTGGTCTGTCTTATTAAATGTGAACGAGGTTCATCTGGTTTTTTGCAGTATTGTGTTCCCAAGTCTTATTCTTCTGTTGTGCTTTTGTAAAACCATTCACTTTCTAGTAATTGTAAATGCTAGCATTCTGTTTGCTGCTTATTTGACTTTGGTAATCacatcactattttttttaccacatttcatttttcaaaatatgcATTTGCTCCTGTGAAGTCATTCTACATGATAggcatatattttgtttaatattgtTCTCCTACCCCATCAAACACGGGACAAGCATTCTGACGAGCAGCTGGCTGTCTTGGAAGCACATACTGCAAACACTTCTGTTGTGCCTGATTATTGTTGATATGTATTCACCTAAGTTTGTTGAACATCTGAAGCAGGTATATGATTCTGTAGCTATTAGTTGTTTACTTTGATCTAGATATGCCTTTATGTCAATAAAAAGTTTGATGTTCATTTGGCCTGATGGCACAAAGCTTCCTGACTTTTGGGGGGTCAGTTTTTTCTTTGCCCTTTATTTACTTCTctctcaataaaaaaataaggttCTTTGGAAACTTAAGTTCAGTGGCTGTGGTCACTTGCAGATTGTACATATCGGTTCTTGCAATGATTATGATTCTGGAGCAGCCCTATTTCAGTGGGAAAGCTATTTTAAGGTAAAGGAGCTTTTGGAACTATCTAATGTATGTGACTTTCCTTTTTCAGATACTTTATATTCTTTTTCCGGGAAAATAGGAAGGAGTTGTAATCGTTTGAAGTCAAACCTAACTTCAAATTGTGATATTTTAGAATGTCAAGAGATAACCATATTTTGAATATCAAATCCATTGAGCCAGTTTTAATTGAGATGGTATCTTACGGATTTGCCTCAATTAGGTAGGAGGTGAAATGTTAGCTTGGTTGTGTTTTTCATAACAGTTAGAATGGAGAATCGTTTGTCagaaaaattcaatattttgaaggtacataaaaaaaaaaaaaaaaaaaaaaaaaaaaattacaagaataTTTAATGGGTTGAACTAATATTTATATGGgacaattatttaataaaggGGTTGTATTGAAAAAAACTGAAGCTATGTTCTAAAATCATacattatacataaaaaaaggtagtatacaatatattaaaaaaaacagagGCATGCATTTctacgtaaaaaaaaaaaaaaaaaaaaaaaattaataacattacatgCAGGTCTGCTGAAAATAATCatgaaaaattttaattttagaaggaAAGTTGGCAGCAAAACATCCTTGTTACTATGTGGTGATCACAGATTTTTAGCAGAATCAGACTTTGGAATAGAGAAGTTGCTCCTTACCCTTTCATGGGATGAACTATGAAGGCCTTTTACATCTTACCCTGAAACTACACTCCTTTTTATGAGTTGGGGTCAATTTCTTCACCTTCACCttaaatttttcagatttttcttCGTTTAATAGTTTCTTAAGTACTCATGAATATACAAGTGTTTTGTCATATTAAGGAATCAGATACTAACACAAAACATTCTTTCATAAATTagaaactaatataaatttttaaatgctttGTAAGTTTAAATTGAAGTATGATAATCATGTCCCTAAAAGTGTAATTTTCACATACATTAAGTGAATCATTTAAAGCATCTAATTGCATAACAATAGCAATGGAAATAAGAGTGATGTAATCACTTCAACAAACCATTTACTCCGTCTGCTTCAATGTTCTGCTTTTAAAACGTGATAACCAATAATTAAtaggtttaattgtaattttggttTGTAAATTTTTACCATTCATCAAATTGATCGccctttttcaaaatttgatagATTTGGTCCTccttatttaactaaaaaataatagtttaatatattttatatgatgtgATATTGTTATGCAATGTAGATTTATTTagatatgttaattaattatgttattaattaaattaaaaatgtaatttcaaaagttaaaattaaagtttttaaatatttttattgtaattttataggtattaatttttcattgttgtattataagtcagattgttaaaaacatttcacatcacatttttatAATTGAGAAATCTGAGAGTGATTGAA
The genomic region above belongs to Cicer arietinum cultivar CDC Frontier isolate Library 1 chromosome 4, Cicar.CDCFrontier_v2.0, whole genome shotgun sequence and contains:
- the LOC101501497 gene encoding casein kinase 1-like protein HD16; amino-acid sequence: MPPQLRTRRKTTQNPNPNQNPNQNPITKPETARGRRGRPARNRNHNTIALARDHEIIDNRLGLNNNNETNRVVVVEDEEEEEEHHAPQVRVSRDIKKQDIMDDDCDSGGRSADKAPAADDEGTTPPIPEKVQVGGSPLYRIDRKLGKGGFGQVYVGRRVGAGAGAPEVALKFEHKSSKGCNYGPPYEWQVYNVLGGSHGVPRVHYKGRHGDFYIMVMDMLGPSLWDVWNNKTHTMSAEMVACIAIEAISILEKMHSRGYVHGDVKPENFLLGSPGTHDEKKLFLVDLGLATRWRDNSTGLHVEYDQRPDVFRGTVRYASVHAHLGRTGSRRDDLESLAYTLIFLLRGRLPWQGFQGENKGFLVCKKKMATSPENMCCLCPAPFRKFIEYVVNLKFEEEPNYAKCISLFDGIVGPNPDIRPINTDGAQKLIYQVGQKRGRLTMEEDDDEQPKKKVRIGMPATQWISVYNARRPMKQRYHYNVADLRLPQHIEKGYEDGLFISSVACCTNLWALIMDAGTGFSAQVYELSSYFLHKEWIMEQWEKNYYISAIAGSTNGSSLVVMSKGTQYLQQSYKVSDSFPFKWINKKWKEGFYVTAMATAGSRWAIVMSRGAGFTDQVVELDFLYPSEGIHRRWDNGYRITSTAATYDQAAFVLSIPRRKPADETQETLRTSDFPSTHVKEKWSKNLYIASICYGRTVS